One Terriglobia bacterium genomic region harbors:
- a CDS encoding metal ABC transporter permease: MKLTASQIYEMTAAFLVAIAAGLVGGFALLKRMSLASDVVSHLALPGIGIALVFKLNPLLGAASTLLIGTLLVWGIEKKTGIATEAAIGVVFAASLAAGALITPKEELEEALFGQLQPLNLVGFLIASTAALAIVAVVLARKERLTLALFSPDLAAASGVNVSRISLEFLLLFSLTILVCLKFLGALLAGALLMIPAATGRRVATGINSFLMRSVLASIAAVVAGLLISTKLPASVSEGPIIVLVAAAGFVAVTLMARGQQ, from the coding sequence ATGAAGCTCACCGCCAGCCAGATCTATGAAATGACCGCGGCATTTCTGGTGGCGATTGCCGCAGGCCTCGTCGGCGGATTCGCTCTTCTGAAGCGCATGTCCCTGGCCAGCGACGTGGTTTCTCACCTGGCCCTTCCCGGCATCGGCATTGCCCTGGTGTTCAAGCTCAACCCGCTGCTGGGCGCGGCGTCAACCTTACTGATCGGCACGCTGCTGGTCTGGGGCATTGAAAAGAAAACCGGGATCGCCACAGAGGCAGCCATCGGCGTGGTCTTTGCCGCTTCCCTGGCCGCTGGAGCGCTCATCACACCCAAGGAAGAACTGGAAGAAGCCCTGTTCGGTCAACTGCAGCCGCTGAATCTGGTGGGATTTCTGATTGCATCGACGGCCGCGCTGGCGATTGTGGCCGTTGTACTGGCGCGCAAAGAACGTCTCACGCTGGCGCTGTTTTCGCCGGACTTGGCCGCCGCGTCGGGAGTCAACGTAAGCCGGATCAGCCTGGAGTTTCTCCTGCTCTTCAGCTTGACGATCCTGGTTTGCCTCAAGTTCCTGGGCGCGCTGCTGGCCGGCGCGTTGCTGATGATTCCCGCCGCCACGGGACGCAGAGTGGCCACGGGCATCAACAGTTTTCTCATGCGGTCCGTGCTGGCCAGCATCGCGGCGGTGGTGGCCGGCCTGCTCATCTCCACCAAGCTGCCGGCATCCGTGAGCGAAGGGCCGATCATCGTGCTGGTGGCAGCCGCTGGATTCGTGGCGGTGACTCTGATGGCCCGCGGACAGCAGTGA
- a CDS encoding GxxExxY protein yields MEPEDSKLTEFPSEAGTLRYKDLTRQIIGAAIEVHKAIGPGLLESVYEECLCHELGLRGLRFERQVEVPVIYKGVKLESGHRLDLVVEGTVILEIKSVDRHHPIFEAQLLTYMRLLQKPVGLVLNFNVPILRTGIVRRVL; encoded by the coding sequence ATGGAACCTGAAGACTCCAAACTAACGGAATTTCCGAGTGAAGCAGGCACGCTTCGATACAAGGATCTCACCAGACAGATCATCGGGGCGGCAATTGAGGTGCATAAAGCGATTGGCCCTGGGCTGTTAGAGTCTGTATATGAGGAATGTCTCTGTCACGAATTAGGACTGCGCGGGCTCCGTTTTGAGCGCCAAGTAGAGGTTCCGGTGATCTACAAGGGAGTAAAGCTGGAATCAGGCCACCGTCTTGATTTGGTTGTCGAAGGCACGGTCATTTTGGAAATTAAAAGTGTTGATCGCCATCATCCGATTTTTGAGGCGCAACTTTTGACATACATGCGCCTTTTGCAAAAGCCCGTGGGTTTGGTACTCAACTTCAATGTGCCTATCTTGAGAACAGGAATCGTGAGGCGGGTTTTATGA
- a CDS encoding ATP-binding cassette domain-containing protein has translation MNSSFPGAVVKSALPQNPRPAQPVVPVLTVQDLTIAIGERTIVRNASFSLDAGASLAIVGPNGSGKSVLLKALLGLLPYTGKVDWASGTRIGYVPQKVSADPHLPLSVRELLQAKAKVQRLSLEQVAAAVDWTGVVGLLDQRVGALSSGQLQRVLIAFALAGEPNVLLVDEPTSSLDEPSEEHFAELLNRVRTQRGTTLVLVSHDLTLVRGSATHVLCLSATAASFGAAAEMLVPEVLERVYRQPVEFHAHALEHDA, from the coding sequence ATGAACAGTAGCTTTCCCGGCGCAGTCGTCAAATCCGCGTTGCCACAGAATCCTCGTCCAGCGCAGCCCGTTGTCCCCGTTCTTACCGTTCAAGACCTGACGATCGCCATCGGCGAACGGACCATTGTTCGCAACGCCAGCTTCTCCCTGGACGCCGGCGCCAGCTTGGCCATCGTTGGGCCGAACGGCTCCGGCAAATCCGTTTTGCTGAAAGCTCTGCTCGGGCTCCTGCCTTACACGGGGAAGGTTGACTGGGCATCAGGCACGCGCATCGGTTACGTCCCACAAAAGGTTTCCGCCGACCCGCACCTGCCGCTTTCCGTGCGCGAGTTGCTGCAAGCCAAAGCCAAGGTGCAACGGCTCTCATTGGAGCAAGTGGCCGCCGCGGTTGACTGGACCGGCGTAGTCGGCCTGCTGGATCAACGCGTGGGGGCGCTTTCCAGCGGCCAGTTGCAGCGAGTGCTCATCGCTTTTGCGCTGGCCGGCGAACCCAACGTGCTCCTGGTGGACGAACCCACTTCCAGCCTGGACGAACCTTCTGAAGAGCACTTTGCTGAGCTCCTGAATCGCGTCCGCACCCAGCGGGGAACTACGCTGGTACTGGTGTCGCATGACCTCACGCTGGTGCGCGGCTCCGCTACGCACGTTCTCTGTCTCAGCGCAACCGCGGCTTCTTTCGGCGCGGCCGCGGAGATGCTGGTACCCGAGGTGCTGGAACGCGTGTACCGCCAGCCGGTGGAGTTTCACGCGCACGCCCTGGAGCACGACGCATGA
- a CDS encoding enoyl-CoA hydratase/isomerase family protein, whose translation MIRLASADGTNRLSSAAIIALHQAVTGLSAEAESGKLRALIITGNDKFFSAGADLNEIVRLSGPQAFEFSQPGQRLTLAVDRFPVPVIAAIEGYCMGGGMDLALACDYRIAAPNAVFGHRGASLGLITGWGGTQRLPRLIGKARALQMFLLAEMVMAEEALRIGLVDKVCDDPAQYALQSN comes from the coding sequence GTGATTCGGCTGGCGTCAGCGGATGGGACGAACAGGCTTTCATCGGCGGCGATCATTGCGCTGCATCAGGCCGTCACCGGGCTGTCCGCTGAGGCCGAAAGCGGCAAGCTCAGAGCTCTCATCATCACCGGCAACGATAAATTCTTCTCCGCCGGAGCTGACCTGAACGAAATTGTCCGGCTCAGCGGTCCGCAAGCCTTTGAGTTTTCCCAACCCGGCCAAAGACTCACGCTGGCCGTGGACCGCTTCCCCGTGCCGGTGATCGCCGCGATTGAGGGCTACTGCATGGGCGGCGGCATGGACTTGGCGCTGGCCTGCGACTATCGCATCGCCGCGCCGAACGCTGTCTTTGGCCACCGTGGAGCAAGCCTTGGGCTGATCACCGGATGGGGCGGGACGCAGCGCTTGCCAAGGCTAATCGGCAAGGCACGGGCGCTGCAAATGTTTTTGCTGGCAGAGATGGTGATGGCGGAAGAAGCGTTAAGGATTGGGTTGGTGGATAAGGTGTGTGACGATCCAGCGCAATACGCGCTGCAATCAAATTGA
- a CDS encoding enoyl-CoA hydratase/isomerase family protein, whose translation MTSKGTKLSYKTVLYSESAGIATITLNRPDKRNAISYELIADVTAALKEAADSQALVVIMTGAGSAFCAGMDLENLKQLLGRTPEQNLKDSQTMAGLFRSLYDCPKPTIAAVNGPAIAGGTGLAASCDFTLAVPEAKFGYTEVRIGFVPGIVSSYLVAIVGEKRARDLLLTGRVFGAEEAYRLGLVSEIVPSDQLMARAHALAAELMLNSPNSLRATKALLSRYTKAQLDQQLEWAIAENAAVRQTPDFKEGITSFLEKRKPRWSSK comes from the coding sequence ATGACATCAAAAGGAACCAAATTGTCCTACAAAACCGTTCTCTATTCCGAATCCGCCGGCATCGCGACCATCACCCTAAACCGTCCGGACAAGCGCAATGCCATCAGCTATGAATTGATTGCCGACGTGACGGCTGCGCTCAAGGAAGCCGCGGATTCGCAAGCGCTGGTGGTGATCATGACCGGCGCGGGCAGCGCGTTCTGCGCCGGCATGGACCTGGAAAACCTCAAGCAGCTTCTCGGGCGCACGCCGGAGCAGAACCTGAAAGATTCGCAGACCATGGCCGGCTTGTTCCGTTCACTCTACGATTGCCCAAAACCGACCATCGCTGCTGTGAACGGGCCGGCCATCGCCGGCGGCACCGGACTTGCCGCGTCGTGCGACTTCACGCTGGCCGTGCCGGAAGCCAAGTTCGGATACACCGAAGTCCGCATCGGCTTTGTGCCGGGGATTGTGTCGAGTTACCTGGTGGCCATCGTCGGCGAAAAGCGGGCGCGCGACCTGCTGCTCACCGGACGCGTGTTCGGAGCGGAAGAAGCCTACCGTCTGGGCTTGGTCAGTGAAATCGTTCCATCTGATCAGCTCATGGCGCGCGCACACGCGCTGGCGGCCGAGCTGATGCTGAACAGCCCGAATTCTCTGCGCGCCACCAAAGCGCTGCTCAGCCGGTACACCAAAGCCCAGCTTGACCAGCAACTGGAGTGGGCCATTGCGGAGAATGCCGCCGTTCGCCAGACACCGGACTTCAAAGAAGGCATCACTTCATTCCTGGAAAAGCGGAAACCCAGGTGGTCAAGCAAGTGA
- a CDS encoding RNA methyltransferase, translating into MCVVLVAARNPLNIGAAARAISNFGFSRLRVVNPYQIAFREARSAVGAEKVLADAAEYGSVAEAVADCGLVVGTSALQHRELQHPLRPLEDGARTIREQLAVGRVALLFGSEKRGLRNEDLSHCNWLMRIPTREEHSSMNLGQAVAVCLFEVARTGSSEPPQPAAMAAAGDVERFTNMLLEALRASEYVKPGADVSTEEKVRRLVRRLNLQADDAEVWLGMMRKILRKLRD; encoded by the coding sequence ATGTGCGTGGTGCTGGTGGCCGCGCGCAATCCTTTGAACATCGGCGCGGCCGCGCGGGCCATCAGCAACTTTGGATTTTCCAGACTGCGCGTCGTGAACCCTTACCAGATCGCTTTTCGCGAGGCGCGTTCGGCGGTTGGCGCAGAAAAAGTATTGGCGGATGCGGCTGAGTACGGCAGCGTGGCGGAAGCGGTGGCCGACTGCGGGCTGGTGGTGGGCACGTCGGCTTTGCAGCATCGCGAACTGCAGCACCCGCTGCGGCCTCTGGAGGACGGAGCGCGAACCATCCGCGAGCAACTGGCCGTCGGACGCGTGGCGCTGCTGTTCGGATCAGAGAAGCGCGGCTTGCGCAACGAAGACTTGAGCCATTGCAACTGGCTCATGCGCATTCCCACCCGCGAGGAACACAGCTCCATGAATCTGGGACAAGCTGTGGCCGTGTGCCTGTTTGAGGTGGCACGCACGGGTTCCTCGGAGCCGCCGCAGCCGGCCGCGATGGCCGCCGCCGGCGACGTGGAACGCTTCACCAACATGCTGCTGGAAGCCCTGCGCGCCAGCGAATACGTGAAGCCCGGAGCAGACGTTTCAACCGAAGAAAAAGTGCGCCGGCTGGTCCGACGACTTAACTTGCAGGCCGATGATGCGGAAGTCTGGCTGGGGATGATGCGAAAAATTCTCAGAAAGTTGCGCGACTGA
- a CDS encoding GxxExxY protein, which yields MSEPAITPSKLRYEELTEKILGAAIEVHRILGPGLMESAYEECLCHELNLHGLRFERQLTVPVSYKGVNLDCGYKLDLLIENTVILELKCVERITSIHEAQLLTYMKLLNKPVGFIVNFNVAVMRAGICPEGFVTLFSSVSPCLRGEQDVCVSLVGVC from the coding sequence ATGTCCGAACCAGCCATTACTCCCTCGAAACTGCGCTACGAGGAGTTGACCGAGAAAATACTTGGGGCGGCGATTGAGGTCCATAGGATCCTCGGCCCCGGCTTGATGGAATCGGCGTACGAAGAATGCCTATGCCATGAACTCAACCTTCATGGCCTTCGGTTTGAACGCCAACTGACCGTACCGGTTTCATACAAAGGCGTGAATCTTGATTGTGGGTACAAGCTCGATCTGCTGATTGAGAACACCGTGATTCTAGAGTTGAAGTGTGTAGAGCGCATAACCTCTATTCACGAGGCCCAGCTGCTTACTTATATGAAGCTCTTGAATAAGCCAGTCGGATTCATTGTTAACTTCAATGTTGCAGTCATGAGGGCTGGTATTTGTCCGGAAGGTTTTGTGACCCTGTTTTCCTCCGTGTCTCCGTGCCTCCGTGGTGAACAAGATGTTTGTGTCTCCCTGGTAGGTGTCTGCTGA
- a CDS encoding NmrA family NAD(P)-binding protein — MIVVTGATGNTGSEVVKHLLAKSQKVRAIGRSEERLQPFAANGVDPFVADITDFASLTKAFRDATAVYLMIPPNVQAEDVRAYQNSVNNALVTAVQQAGVKHAVVLSSIGADKKDKTGPVVGLYELEQKLNAISGLNVLHVRAGYFMENTLAQAGIIHAMGKTAGPLQADLKVPMIATRDIGAAAAEALISCDFKGSQARELLGQRDISVKEVTSIIAKAISKPDLDYIQLPDAQLRPALQQMGMSGSMADLLLEMSGSLNSGYMKALEPRSAKNTTPTSFETFVKEEFLPAFQGKSRAA; from the coding sequence ATGATTGTTGTTACCGGAGCAACCGGCAATACTGGAAGTGAAGTGGTCAAGCACCTGCTTGCTAAGTCGCAGAAGGTCCGCGCGATTGGCAGGAGCGAAGAACGCCTGCAGCCATTCGCCGCCAACGGCGTAGATCCATTCGTTGCAGACATAACGGATTTTGCTTCGCTAACCAAGGCTTTCAGGGACGCTACCGCCGTCTACCTGATGATTCCACCGAACGTGCAGGCCGAAGATGTGCGTGCGTATCAGAACAGCGTGAACAACGCCCTGGTCACCGCCGTGCAGCAGGCGGGAGTAAAACATGCCGTGGTGCTCAGCAGCATTGGCGCCGACAAGAAAGACAAGACCGGGCCGGTGGTGGGCTTGTATGAACTTGAGCAGAAGCTGAACGCGATTTCCGGGCTCAATGTTCTCCATGTTCGTGCCGGGTACTTCATGGAAAATACCCTGGCCCAGGCCGGGATCATCCACGCCATGGGCAAGACCGCAGGACCGTTGCAGGCCGACCTGAAAGTTCCCATGATCGCCACACGGGACATTGGCGCCGCCGCGGCTGAGGCGCTGATCAGCTGCGACTTCAAAGGCTCGCAAGCGCGCGAGTTGCTGGGACAGCGGGACATCAGCGTGAAAGAGGTCACCTCGATCATCGCCAAGGCCATCAGCAAGCCGGACCTGGATTACATTCAATTGCCCGACGCCCAGCTTCGTCCTGCGCTGCAGCAGATGGGCATGTCCGGCAGCATGGCCGACCTGCTGCTGGAAATGTCAGGCTCTCTCAACTCCGGGTACATGAAGGCCCTGGAGCCGCGCTCCGCCAAGAACACCACGCCAACTTCTTTTGAGACGTTCGTGAAAGAAGAATTCCTGCCGGCTTTTCAAGGGAAATCACGCGCGGCGTAG
- a CDS encoding acyl-CoA carboxylase subunit beta codes for MPGHFNKIISKIDATTARFEKNMRSLAELVAAVRTEEEQIRQGGGAKAIDAQHAKSRLTARERINLLIDRDTTFFEIGLHAAYEMYEEWGGAPSAGVVTGLGRIHGRLFMVIVNDATVKAGAFFPMTAKKVIRAQNIAIENHIPTIYLVDSAGVFLPLQEDVFPDTDDFGRVFRNNAVMSAMGIPQITAIMGMCVAGGAYLPVMCDTILMTEGSGLFLAGPALVQAAIGAKYSAEELGGAQMHAQIAGTIDYREPNDHLCLERIRSVVSKLGHKPTAPFDRVKAEPAAYAAEEIYGIFESDASKPYDVKEIIARIVDGGKFDEYKSEYGKTVVCGLARMGGFAVGIVANQALTMQQTDPHSGEKHLEVGRVIYTESADKAARFIMDCNQNLVPLVFLHDVNGFMVGRDAEWSGIIKAGAKMVNAVSNSVVPKITVIMGGSFGAGHYAMCGKAYDPRFLFAWPTARYAVMSGAAAAGTLVEIKIKQLERGGKKLSDAERKELFDTTKATYDSQTGPRYGAARLWIDKIIDPMETRDAIITALEAAALNPEVKEFKVGVLQT; via the coding sequence ATGCCTGGACACTTCAACAAGATCATCAGCAAGATTGACGCCACCACGGCGCGCTTTGAGAAGAACATGCGCAGCCTGGCGGAGCTGGTGGCCGCTGTCCGCACGGAAGAAGAGCAGATTCGCCAAGGCGGCGGGGCCAAAGCCATTGACGCTCAGCATGCCAAGAGCCGGCTGACCGCACGCGAGCGCATCAACCTGCTGATTGACCGCGACACCACGTTCTTCGAGATTGGCCTGCACGCCGCGTATGAAATGTATGAAGAGTGGGGCGGAGCGCCGTCGGCCGGCGTGGTGACCGGACTGGGACGCATCCACGGCCGGCTGTTCATGGTGATCGTGAACGATGCCACCGTCAAAGCCGGAGCGTTTTTTCCCATGACGGCGAAGAAGGTCATCCGCGCGCAGAACATCGCCATTGAAAACCATATTCCCACCATCTACCTGGTGGATTCGGCGGGCGTGTTCCTGCCTCTGCAGGAAGACGTTTTCCCGGACACCGACGATTTTGGCCGCGTCTTCCGCAACAACGCCGTGATGTCGGCGATGGGCATTCCCCAGATCACGGCCATCATGGGCATGTGCGTGGCCGGCGGCGCCTACCTGCCGGTGATGTGTGACACCATATTAATGACCGAAGGCAGCGGGCTGTTTCTGGCCGGCCCAGCGCTGGTGCAGGCGGCCATCGGCGCAAAGTATTCCGCGGAGGAGTTGGGCGGCGCGCAGATGCACGCCCAGATTGCCGGAACCATTGACTATCGCGAACCCAACGACCACTTGTGCCTGGAACGCATACGCTCCGTCGTCAGCAAGCTGGGGCACAAGCCCACCGCGCCGTTTGACCGCGTCAAGGCCGAGCCCGCGGCCTACGCGGCGGAAGAAATCTACGGAATTTTCGAGTCCGATGCATCAAAGCCTTATGACGTGAAAGAGATCATCGCCCGCATCGTGGACGGCGGCAAATTCGACGAATATAAATCCGAATACGGCAAAACGGTGGTCTGCGGGCTGGCGCGCATGGGCGGGTTTGCCGTGGGCATCGTGGCCAACCAGGCGCTGACCATGCAGCAGACCGACCCGCACTCAGGTGAAAAGCACCTCGAAGTCGGGCGCGTCATCTATACAGAGTCCGCCGACAAAGCCGCGCGTTTCATCATGGATTGCAACCAGAACCTGGTGCCGCTGGTCTTTCTGCATGACGTGAACGGCTTCATGGTGGGTCGTGACGCCGAGTGGAGCGGCATCATCAAGGCCGGAGCCAAGATGGTGAACGCTGTATCCAATTCCGTGGTGCCCAAGATCACCGTAATCATGGGCGGATCATTTGGCGCCGGACACTACGCCATGTGCGGCAAGGCCTATGATCCGCGCTTCCTCTTCGCCTGGCCCACGGCGCGGTACGCGGTGATGAGCGGCGCGGCGGCGGCGGGGACGCTGGTAGAGATCAAAATCAAACAGCTCGAACGCGGCGGCAAGAAGTTGAGCGACGCAGAACGAAAAGAGCTGTTCGACACCACCAAAGCCACCTACGACAGCCAAACCGGCCCGCGCTACGGCGCCGCCCGGCTGTGGATTGACAAGATCATTGATCCCATGGAGACCCGCGACGCAATCATCACCGCGCTGGAAGCCGCTGCGCTGAATCCGGAAGTGAAGGAGTTTAAGGTTGGGGTTTTGCAGACGTGA
- a CDS encoding acyl-CoA thioesterase, which yields MGVVYHSNFVVWFEVGRVELLRQLGFEYKSMEKEDNCHIPVVDLRVRYKAPALYDDEIVVRTRLANARTALLHFVYEVMRASDGTLLATGETTHIIVDDNFQRRSLPEKYMKAFGGKRRTANS from the coding sequence ATGGGCGTGGTCTACCACTCCAACTTCGTCGTATGGTTTGAAGTGGGACGCGTGGAACTGCTGCGGCAGCTGGGCTTTGAGTACAAGTCCATGGAGAAAGAAGACAACTGCCACATCCCGGTGGTGGACCTGCGTGTGCGCTACAAAGCCCCGGCCTTATATGATGATGAGATTGTGGTGCGCACGCGGCTGGCCAACGCGCGCACGGCCTTGCTGCACTTCGTGTATGAAGTGATGCGCGCGAGCGACGGCACGCTGCTGGCCACGGGCGAGACTACGCACATCATCGTGGACGACAATTTTCAGCGCCGCTCGCTACCGGAGAAATACATGAAGGCCTTCGGCGGAAAGCGGCGGACAGCGAATTCATGA
- a CDS encoding hydroxymethylglutaryl-CoA lyase, translated as MANEVKIIECPRDAWQGLKGQIPTDLKVQYLRALIGAGFKHIDAVSFVSPKAVPQMADSEEVLKKLDPPDDVEIIGIVVNQKGAERAIATEAVQTLGFPYSVSPTFLQRNQNQNLEDAIDELEQIKLKADAAGLDVVAYISMAFGNPYGDLWNAEEVIEAVGILADMDIHQISLADTVGLATPQQVRELVSAVIKAHDHLEIGAHLHSTRAGAAEKVLAAYDAGCRRFDSAIGGLGGCPFAQDEMIGNIPTEIAVQALKERGAQLALKKPLDAVITMSADIAKKFTTVM; from the coding sequence ATGGCGAATGAAGTCAAAATCATCGAGTGCCCGCGCGATGCCTGGCAAGGCCTCAAGGGCCAGATTCCCACGGACTTGAAGGTCCAATATCTGCGCGCGCTGATTGGCGCCGGGTTCAAGCACATTGACGCCGTTTCTTTTGTCTCGCCCAAGGCGGTGCCGCAGATGGCGGATTCGGAAGAGGTGCTCAAGAAGCTCGATCCGCCGGATGACGTAGAGATCATCGGCATTGTAGTGAACCAGAAAGGCGCCGAGCGGGCGATCGCTACTGAAGCTGTGCAGACGCTGGGCTTTCCCTATTCGGTGTCGCCCACGTTCTTGCAGCGCAACCAGAACCAGAACCTGGAAGATGCCATTGATGAGCTGGAGCAGATCAAACTGAAAGCTGACGCCGCGGGACTGGACGTGGTGGCGTACATCTCCATGGCTTTTGGCAATCCGTATGGCGATCTGTGGAATGCGGAAGAAGTGATTGAGGCCGTGGGCATCCTGGCTGACATGGACATCCACCAGATCTCTCTCGCCGACACGGTTGGCCTGGCCACGCCGCAGCAGGTGAGGGAACTGGTGTCCGCGGTAATCAAAGCGCATGATCACTTGGAGATCGGCGCGCACCTGCACAGCACGCGCGCCGGAGCAGCGGAAAAAGTCCTGGCTGCTTACGACGCAGGCTGCCGGCGCTTTGATTCCGCCATCGGCGGGCTCGGTGGATGTCCGTTTGCGCAAGATGAAATGATCGGCAACATTCCCACGGAGATCGCGGTGCAAGCTCTCAAGGAGCGTGGCGCACAACTCGCGCTGAAGAAGCCGCTGGATGCGGTGATTACAATGTCGGCGGACATTGCGAAGAAATTCACGACAGTGATGTAA